A genomic window from Nocardia sp. BMG51109 includes:
- a CDS encoding GNAT family N-acetyltransferase, producing MSSLSPVTHLVTERLVLRGWTSDEIDAVLAGRHPAHWAADFPADGDRVVAGLLSEHAGWSTEYGHRLVLERDSGQVVGSLGLFWPPSGGALEIGYGMVPSRRGRGYATEATRALAEFAFTAPEVRTVFAEVELSNPASVRVLEKCGFRPSPVPADENVVRLLLTRAEFATEN from the coding sequence GTGTCCTCTCTTTCCCCGGTGACACATCTGGTCACCGAGCGTCTCGTGCTGCGTGGCTGGACTTCCGACGAGATCGACGCCGTGCTCGCGGGACGGCATCCGGCGCACTGGGCCGCCGACTTCCCGGCCGACGGTGATCGGGTCGTCGCCGGTCTGCTCTCGGAACACGCCGGCTGGTCGACCGAGTACGGCCATCGGCTGGTGCTCGAGCGTGACAGCGGCCAGGTAGTCGGATCGCTCGGCTTGTTCTGGCCACCGAGTGGTGGCGCTCTCGAAATCGGGTACGGCATGGTGCCCTCTCGACGAGGTCGCGGCTACGCGACGGAGGCCACCCGGGCGCTGGCCGAATTCGCGTTCACCGCACCGGAAGTGCGGACGGTGTTCGCCGAGGTGGAACTGTCGAACCCCGCCTCGGTGCGGGTACTGGAGAAGTGCGGGTTCCGACCATCGCCCGTACCTGCGGACGAGAATGTCGTACGGCTCCTGCTGACCCGCGCCGAGTTCGCCACGGAGAACTGA
- a CDS encoding NAD(P)-dependent oxidoreductase has translation MRVLLTGAAGFIGSHIRHALDDAGDEVVPVDLMLAAAHGPGAAAPDGVRQVDVRDPDAVPALLTGVDVVCHQAAVVGAGVSAADAPAYASHNDLGTAVLLAAMADAGVRRLVLASSMVVYGEGRYRTVDSDYADPPPRRREDLDRGRFDHRDAATGEPLSWAPIEEDSPLRPRSLYAASKVAQENYACAWAAATGGTVTALRYHNVYGDGMPRDTPYSGVAAIFRSALAAGESPRVFEDGGQMRDFVHVRDIAAANVAAIHRAPPGFLPLNIASGTPISIHAVAEILARAAGGKAPVVTGEYRPGDVRHIVAGPEKAREVLDFGATITPDEGLAEFATAPLRSASGTGAPTWR, from the coding sequence ATGCGAGTACTGCTGACCGGCGCCGCCGGATTCATCGGTTCGCATATCCGACACGCACTCGACGACGCCGGCGACGAGGTGGTGCCGGTCGATCTCATGCTCGCCGCCGCGCACGGCCCCGGCGCCGCGGCGCCCGACGGTGTGCGGCAGGTCGACGTCCGCGATCCCGACGCGGTGCCGGCGCTGCTCACCGGGGTCGACGTGGTGTGCCATCAGGCCGCCGTCGTGGGCGCCGGGGTCAGCGCCGCCGACGCCCCCGCCTACGCCAGCCACAACGACCTCGGCACGGCCGTATTGCTGGCGGCGATGGCCGATGCCGGGGTGCGCCGGCTGGTGCTCGCCTCGTCGATGGTGGTGTACGGCGAAGGGCGTTATCGCACAGTGGATTCCGACTATGCCGATCCTCCCCCGCGCCGCCGCGAGGATCTCGACCGCGGCCGGTTCGATCACCGCGACGCGGCGACCGGCGAACCACTGTCGTGGGCACCGATCGAGGAGGACAGCCCGCTGCGGCCCCGCAGCCTGTACGCGGCGAGCAAAGTGGCGCAGGAAAACTACGCGTGCGCGTGGGCGGCAGCCACCGGCGGCACGGTGACCGCGCTGCGGTACCACAATGTCTACGGAGACGGAATGCCCAGGGACACACCGTATTCCGGTGTCGCGGCAATCTTCCGGTCGGCGCTGGCGGCGGGCGAGTCACCGCGGGTGTTCGAGGATGGCGGCCAGATGCGGGATTTCGTGCACGTCCGCGATATCGCCGCCGCCAATGTCGCCGCGATTCATCGTGCCCCGCCGGGGTTCCTGCCGCTCAATATCGCCTCCGGCACGCCGATCAGTATCCATGCCGTCGCGGAGATACTCGCCCGGGCGGCGGGCGGCAAGGCTCCGGTCGTCACCGGCGAGTACCGGCCGGGTGACGTCCGCCATATCGTCGCAGGCCCCGAGAAGGCCCGCGAGGTACTGGATTTCGGCGCCACCATCACGCCGGACGAGGGCCTCGCCGAATTCGCCACCGCCCCGTTGCGGTCCGCCTCCGGCACCGGTGCCCCGACGTGGCGCTGA
- a CDS encoding PaaI family thioesterase yields MTDAEGTQLFHRTMPFTETLGVEVLEHRRELVRARLAWDESLCTLGGVFHGGALMALADATGAVCAFLNLPDGAQGTTTVESKTNFLRAVRSGHAEATARALHAGRGFIVVETEIRDAAGDLAAKVTQTQAVR; encoded by the coding sequence ATGACCGACGCCGAGGGCACCCAGCTGTTCCACCGGACCATGCCGTTCACCGAGACGCTCGGGGTGGAGGTGCTCGAACACCGGCGGGAGCTGGTGCGTGCCCGGCTGGCCTGGGACGAGAGCCTGTGCACGCTGGGCGGGGTGTTCCACGGCGGCGCGCTGATGGCGCTCGCGGATGCCACCGGCGCGGTGTGCGCGTTCTTGAACCTGCCCGACGGCGCGCAGGGCACGACCACGGTGGAGTCGAAGACCAACTTCCTGCGGGCCGTCCGCTCCGGGCATGCCGAGGCCACCGCCCGGGCCCTGCACGCGGGCCGTGGCTTCATCGTGGTGGAGACCGAAATACGCGATGCCGCAGGGGATCTCGCCGCGAAGGTGACGCAGACGCAGGCGGTCCGGTAG
- a CDS encoding SDR family oxidoreductase, producing MTRRRILITGASSGLGAGMARAFAARGRDLALCARRVDNLEQLRAELVTAHPGITVAVRRLDVNDHAAVPTVFAELRDELGGLDRVIVNAGLGKGVPVGTGRADANIATATTNFVAGLAQAEAALEIFRKQDSGHLVLISSMSAVRGLPGKKTAYAASKAGMTALGEGLATELRRSPIAVTTLQPGFIATEMVARAGDGALVVPLEKGVGAMVAAIERETVRACVPQWPWRALNLVFPLLPRAIIARMG from the coding sequence ATGACGAGGCGCAGAATTCTCATCACGGGGGCGAGCTCGGGACTCGGTGCGGGCATGGCCCGCGCCTTCGCCGCGCGGGGGCGCGACCTCGCGCTGTGCGCGCGCCGAGTCGACAATCTCGAACAGTTGCGCGCCGAATTGGTGACCGCACATCCGGGCATCACCGTCGCGGTACGCAGGCTGGACGTCAACGACCACGCCGCCGTACCGACGGTGTTCGCCGAACTTCGCGACGAACTCGGCGGCCTGGATCGAGTGATCGTGAATGCCGGGCTCGGTAAGGGCGTACCCGTGGGAACCGGTCGTGCCGATGCCAATATCGCTACGGCCACAACGAATTTCGTCGCCGGCCTCGCTCAGGCCGAGGCGGCGCTGGAGATCTTCCGCAAACAGGATTCGGGCCACCTGGTGCTGATCTCGTCGATGAGCGCAGTGCGCGGGCTGCCCGGCAAGAAGACCGCGTACGCGGCGAGTAAGGCCGGGATGACCGCGCTCGGCGAGGGTTTGGCCACGGAGCTGCGCCGCAGCCCCATCGCGGTGACCACCCTGCAACCGGGGTTCATCGCCACCGAGATGGTGGCCCGGGCCGGCGACGGCGCGCTGGTGGTGCCGCTGGAGAAGGGTGTCGGCGCCATGGTCGCCGCGATCGAGCGCGAGACCGTGCGCGCCTGTGTACCGCAATGGCCTTGGCGCGCACTGAATCTCGTCTTTCCGCTGTTGCCCCGGGCGATCATCGCGCGGATGGGCTGA
- a CDS encoding DUF397 domain-containing protein — protein sequence MIESDARIAGVPVTNWRKSSFSGPDGHCVECAPLPDTAVAVRNSNRPHDGTLVFTRAEWAAWIRGCRAGEFDDLLL from the coding sequence ATGATCGAGTCGGACGCCCGTATCGCGGGAGTGCCCGTAACGAACTGGCGCAAGTCCAGTTTCAGCGGGCCGGACGGCCACTGTGTGGAATGCGCCCCTCTGCCCGACACGGCGGTGGCCGTCCGCAACAGCAACCGGCCCCACGACGGGACACTCGTGTTCACCCGGGCCGAATGGGCCGCCTGGATTCGCGGCTGCCGCGCCGGCGAATTCGACGATCTCCTGCTGTAG
- the galK gene encoding galactokinase, with protein sequence MSAGESPVRHGTWAAPGRVNIIGEHTDYNAGYALPIALPQTVTCAARATTDGLVQVTSRQHPDTTVRESIAGLAESRTAGWARYPLGVVHEYVRRGYEIPGAVLELDGAVPVGAGLSSSAAVECSVAIALRDLFALPVTDAELVDIGRAAENSYVGAATGTLDQSAAVLCTAGHALFLDFGKGEHAQVPFDLTATGLELLVVDTNTPHQLSDGGYAGRRGECERAAAALGVGTLREVADPADIEGLTDPVLRRRARHIVTENARVLAVVDALRGGGDPRAIGPILTAGHASLRDDFEISTPQLDAAVEAALAAGAHGSRMVGGGFGGSVIALTDADRTRPTAELIATRFDAAGFAAPRTFVAVPSAGARRVS encoded by the coding sequence ATGAGCGCGGGCGAATCGCCGGTGCGCCACGGCACCTGGGCCGCACCCGGCCGGGTGAACATCATCGGCGAGCACACCGACTACAACGCCGGTTACGCCTTGCCGATCGCGCTGCCGCAGACCGTCACCTGCGCCGCGCGGGCGACGACGGACGGACTGGTGCAGGTGACCTCCCGCCAGCACCCGGACACCACGGTGCGCGAATCGATCGCCGGGCTCGCCGAGTCCCGGACCGCGGGCTGGGCACGCTATCCGCTCGGCGTCGTCCACGAATACGTCCGGCGCGGATACGAGATCCCCGGCGCGGTACTGGAACTGGACGGTGCGGTGCCGGTCGGCGCCGGACTGTCCTCCTCGGCCGCCGTGGAATGCTCGGTGGCCATCGCGCTGCGTGACCTGTTCGCACTGCCGGTGACCGATGCCGAACTGGTCGACATCGGCCGCGCCGCGGAGAACTCCTACGTCGGCGCGGCGACCGGCACCCTGGACCAGTCGGCGGCGGTACTGTGCACGGCCGGGCACGCGCTGTTCCTCGACTTCGGCAAGGGCGAGCACGCCCAGGTGCCTTTCGATCTCACCGCGACCGGGCTGGAGCTGCTGGTGGTCGATACCAATACACCGCATCAGCTGTCCGACGGCGGCTACGCCGGACGCCGCGGCGAATGCGAGCGGGCCGCCGCCGCACTCGGCGTCGGCACGTTGCGCGAGGTCGCCGACCCCGCCGATATCGAGGGCCTCACCGATCCGGTGCTGCGCCGGCGGGCCCGGCACATCGTCACCGAGAACGCCCGCGTGCTGGCCGTCGTCGACGCCCTGCGCGGTGGCGGCGACCCGCGTGCGATCGGGCCGATCCTCACCGCCGGGCACGCCTCGCTGCGCGACGACTTCGAGATCTCCACGCCGCAGCTGGACGCCGCGGTCGAGGCCGCGCTGGCGGCGGGTGCCCACGGCTCGCGCATGGTGGGTGGCGGATTCGGCGGCAGCGTCATCGCGCTGACCGACGCCGACCGGACGCGGCCCACCGCGGAGCTGATCGCGACGCGGTTCGATGCGGCCGGTTTCGCCGCGCCCCGCACGTTCGTCGCGGTGCCGTCGGCGGGTGCGCGCCGGGTGTCCTGA
- the galT gene encoding galactose-1-phosphate uridylyltransferase, translating into MADGREILYFDADPGVPRTADPGVPRTADSGVPRTATDTRDLPQTRTHSQRRFDPLLGEWVVIASHRQTRTFLPPADLCPLCPSTPDRATEIPESDYQVAVFENRFPSLSTDHADFPATVEGSPETPLRDGYGRCEVVCFTSVHDSSFARLDPQRARLVLDVWAHRSAELAALDGVGQVYCFENHGEEIGVTLSHPHGQIYAYPFVTPRVARIAENVARYRNSHGGNLFGDLLAAERTAGLRVVAANEEWTAFVPPFARWPYEVQLYPNRRVADIPDLDGAQRDGFVALYLDVLRRFAHRFDDPMPYIASWNQAPTPNSGVPRDDWWLHLQLFSIRRAPGKLKYLAGSESGMNVFISDTTPETVAAELREVR; encoded by the coding sequence CTGGCCGACGGCCGGGAGATTCTGTACTTCGACGCCGACCCGGGGGTGCCACGCACGGCCGACCCGGGGGTGCCACGCACGGCAGACTCGGGGGTGCCACGCACCGCGACCGACACCCGGGACCTGCCGCAGACCCGCACCCATTCGCAGCGCCGCTTCGATCCGCTGCTGGGCGAGTGGGTGGTGATCGCCTCGCACCGGCAGACCCGCACCTTCCTCCCGCCCGCCGATCTGTGCCCGCTGTGCCCGTCCACGCCGGATCGCGCCACCGAGATCCCCGAATCCGATTATCAGGTGGCGGTTTTCGAGAACCGCTTCCCGTCGCTGTCCACCGATCATGCGGATTTTCCCGCGACGGTGGAGGGTTCGCCGGAGACGCCGCTGCGCGACGGGTACGGCCGCTGTGAAGTGGTGTGCTTCACCAGCGTTCACGATTCGTCGTTCGCACGGCTCGATCCGCAACGGGCGCGGCTGGTGCTGGACGTGTGGGCACATCGCAGCGCCGAACTCGCCGCGCTCGACGGCGTCGGGCAGGTGTACTGCTTCGAGAATCACGGCGAGGAGATCGGCGTGACGCTCTCGCATCCGCACGGGCAGATCTACGCCTACCCGTTCGTCACCCCCCGAGTGGCCAGGATCGCGGAGAATGTGGCGCGATACCGGAACTCACACGGCGGCAATCTGTTCGGTGATCTGCTGGCCGCGGAGCGCACGGCCGGGCTGCGCGTGGTCGCCGCCAACGAGGAGTGGACCGCATTCGTGCCGCCGTTCGCCCGCTGGCCCTACGAGGTGCAGCTGTACCCGAACCGGCGCGTCGCCGACATCCCGGACCTCGACGGCGCGCAGCGCGACGGTTTCGTCGCGCTGTACCTCGATGTGCTGCGGCGGTTCGCCCACCGCTTCGACGACCCGATGCCCTACATCGCGTCCTGGAATCAGGCGCCGACCCCGAACTCCGGTGTGCCGCGCGATGACTGGTGGCTGCACCTGCAACTGTTCTCGATCCGCCGCGCGCCCGGGAAACTCAAGTATCTGGCCGGCTCGGAGTCCGGGATGAACGTCTTCATCAGCGACACCACGCCGGAGACGGTGGCGGCCGAACTGCGGGAGGTCCGATGA
- a CDS encoding sigma-70 family RNA polymerase sigma factor, whose amino-acid sequence MSGPRSVPRYSDTACGRRCARLCTDAGLATVLATDQGLLHWRAMRRLGDPGLAEHAVQETLLRAWRSCATYDPDKGSVRTWLLSIERNVLIDIGRMRAVRPAETSWDDVEEAADLRRSRPDFADDLADGLLVTELLARLPDSQRHAVVQVILCDRAYRDVAEDLGVPVGTVKTRVHYALRSLRQLPIGA is encoded by the coding sequence ATGAGTGGTCCCCGGTCCGTTCCCCGATACAGCGACACCGCCTGCGGCCGGCGGTGCGCGCGACTGTGCACCGATGCCGGGCTCGCCACCGTGCTCGCCACCGACCAGGGGTTACTGCACTGGCGCGCGATGCGCCGGCTCGGCGATCCCGGCCTCGCCGAGCACGCGGTGCAGGAGACGCTGCTGCGGGCCTGGCGCAGCTGCGCCACCTACGACCCGGACAAGGGCAGCGTGCGCACCTGGCTGCTGTCGATCGAGCGCAACGTGCTCATCGATATCGGCCGCATGCGCGCCGTGCGCCCGGCCGAGACCAGCTGGGACGACGTCGAGGAGGCCGCCGACCTGCGCCGGTCGCGACCGGACTTCGCCGACGACCTGGCCGACGGGCTACTGGTCACCGAGTTGCTCGCGCGGCTGCCCGACTCTCAGCGACACGCCGTGGTTCAGGTGATTTTGTGCGATCGCGCTTACCGTGATGTTGCTGAAGATCTCGGCGTGCCCGTCGGAACCGTGAAGACACGCGTGCATTATGCGCTCCGGTCACTGCGTCAGCTGCCGATCGGGGCGTGA
- a CDS encoding N-acetylmuramoyl-L-alanine amidase, with translation MSSKLVGKTVFLDPGHQGGDHAEDVARPVSDGRGGTKECQTTGMTTVNGVPEHTITWNVSQLVKQSLEAMGARVVLSRQDDAGWGGCVDERAAAANRSGADVAVSIHADGAPAHERGFHLIVPQLPIPDAKADQAQSGPGLAATKVVRDAYLQAGFPAATYAGAVDGLQTRHDIAGPALTQVPDVFLEMGNGANAEDAALLESQDGQLRHAVAIATGVAGYLLGLGGAPTASGSADGRAAEQTAPGQPDSVPGQPGSAPGGAAEAPRAGTSAQPAPGAQTSGAPGANAQAPATGGGTRATPDQAAPGAVPGASAPSAPGAYTTPGGAATAPQPGTSGAGAPDGYTTPSGSTPGTGQPSLGSPDAYSTPGAAAPAPGTTPGAPNAYSTPDAYTPGPPSGAAPGTTQQPGAAQPPGSAPSTDGQAQQGTGPESAASSLVTTAMKLLAPLAESLGLEDAAVNSQLINLAYTLAATLLNPGSAENFLGARNDPGTTQNNPGTQGTPGAQNSLGAQRAPGTSTR, from the coding sequence ATGTCGTCGAAGCTCGTCGGCAAGACGGTGTTCCTGGATCCGGGGCATCAGGGCGGCGACCACGCCGAAGACGTCGCGCGCCCCGTGAGCGACGGCCGCGGCGGCACCAAGGAGTGCCAGACGACGGGCATGACCACCGTCAACGGCGTGCCCGAGCACACCATCACATGGAACGTGTCGCAGCTGGTCAAGCAGTCGCTGGAGGCGATGGGCGCCCGTGTCGTGCTCAGCCGCCAGGACGACGCCGGCTGGGGCGGCTGCGTCGACGAGCGTGCCGCCGCGGCCAACCGGTCCGGCGCCGATGTCGCGGTCAGCATCCACGCCGACGGCGCGCCCGCACACGAACGCGGCTTCCATCTGATCGTGCCGCAGCTGCCGATCCCGGATGCCAAAGCGGACCAGGCGCAATCGGGTCCGGGCCTGGCCGCGACCAAGGTGGTGCGCGACGCGTATCTGCAGGCCGGCTTCCCCGCGGCCACCTACGCCGGAGCGGTCGACGGGCTACAGACCCGGCACGACATCGCCGGGCCCGCGCTGACCCAGGTGCCGGACGTGTTCCTGGAGATGGGCAACGGCGCCAACGCCGAGGACGCCGCGCTCCTGGAATCCCAGGACGGCCAGCTGCGGCACGCGGTCGCGATCGCCACCGGGGTGGCCGGATATCTGCTCGGTCTCGGTGGCGCGCCGACGGCGTCGGGTTCGGCCGACGGTCGCGCGGCGGAGCAGACCGCACCCGGGCAGCCGGATTCCGTTCCGGGGCAGCCGGGTTCGGCGCCGGGTGGTGCGGCCGAGGCGCCCCGGGCGGGCACCTCGGCGCAGCCGGCGCCGGGCGCGCAGACCTCCGGTGCTCCGGGCGCGAACGCGCAGGCTCCCGCGACGGGCGGCGGAACCCGGGCGACACCGGATCAGGCCGCGCCCGGTGCGGTGCCCGGCGCGTCCGCCCCGAGCGCTCCCGGTGCGTACACCACGCCGGGTGGCGCAGCAACCGCGCCGCAGCCGGGGACGTCCGGTGCGGGCGCACCCGACGGGTACACGACGCCGAGCGGCAGCACGCCTGGAACCGGACAGCCGTCGCTGGGTTCACCCGATGCGTACTCGACACCGGGTGCCGCGGCGCCCGCTCCCGGGACCACGCCGGGCGCACCCAACGCCTACTCGACTCCCGACGCGTACACGCCGGGGCCGCCGAGCGGCGCGGCGCCGGGCACCACCCAGCAGCCGGGTGCCGCCCAGCCGCCGGGCTCGGCTCCGTCCACCGATGGCCAGGCGCAGCAGGGCACCGGACCCGAGTCGGCCGCCAGCTCGCTGGTCACCACCGCGATGAAACTGCTCGCCCCGCTGGCCGAATCGCTGGGGCTGGAGGATGCGGCGGTGAACTCCCAGCTGATCAACCTGGCCTATACCCTCGCCGCCACCCTGCTGAATCCGGGTTCCGCGGAGAACTTCCTGGGGGCACGGAACGATCCGGGAACGACGCAGAACAATCCGGGAACGCAGGGCACCCCCGGTGCGCAGAACAGCCTGGGCGCGCAGCGCGCTCCCGGGACCTCGACCAGGTAA
- a CDS encoding GTP-binding protein translates to MRAEELGQVDRRIPVLIVAGYLGAGKTTLLNHLLRQREARIGVVVNDFGAVNIDAMLVAGQVDAMVSLGNGCVCCAVDVTELDELFARLAEPRNRIDVIVVEASGLAEPRNLIRMVVGSDNPRIRYGGLVEVVDAEHFGDSRARHPELATHLRLADLVVLNKADRVPADRLSGLRREIGELVGAVPVYATTRGRIDPHLLFDPPRAGAAPVAEQLSFDELLADDHDHDDDHGHDDHGHGAHHHLHDDYDSVSFVSTTDLDPRRLVGFLEDPPPGLFRAKGCTAFGVRDERRKFVLHVVGRHVTFEPTAWERGEPRETRLVLIGSGLDPDTVTTRLHGTIHTASDPLDDRAMLPVWRYVPHDTTAASCVESLEEPWETADLGLPEDQ, encoded by the coding sequence ATGCGTGCGGAGGAACTGGGGCAGGTGGATCGGCGCATACCCGTGCTGATCGTGGCCGGATATCTGGGGGCGGGGAAGACGACGCTGCTGAACCACCTGTTGCGGCAGCGCGAGGCGCGGATCGGCGTGGTGGTCAACGACTTCGGTGCTGTCAATATCGACGCGATGCTGGTCGCCGGGCAGGTCGATGCCATGGTGTCGCTCGGCAACGGGTGCGTGTGCTGCGCGGTCGACGTCACCGAACTCGACGAGCTGTTCGCCCGGCTGGCCGAGCCGCGCAACCGGATCGACGTCATCGTGGTCGAGGCCAGCGGGCTGGCCGAGCCGCGGAACCTGATCCGCATGGTGGTCGGCAGCGACAATCCGCGCATCCGGTACGGCGGGCTCGTCGAGGTCGTCGACGCGGAACATTTCGGCGACAGCCGCGCCCGCCATCCGGAGCTGGCCACGCATCTGCGGCTGGCCGATCTGGTGGTGCTGAACAAGGCCGACCGCGTGCCCGCCGACCGGTTGTCCGGGCTGCGGCGGGAGATCGGCGAACTGGTGGGCGCGGTGCCGGTGTACGCCACCACCCGTGGCCGCATCGATCCGCACCTGCTGTTCGATCCGCCGCGCGCGGGGGCGGCGCCGGTGGCCGAACAGCTCAGCTTCGACGAGCTGCTGGCCGACGACCACGACCACGACGACGATCACGGCCACGATGATCACGGCCATGGCGCGCACCATCACCTGCACGACGACTACGACAGCGTATCCTTCGTCAGCACAACCGATCTCGACCCGCGCCGTCTGGTCGGCTTCCTCGAGGACCCGCCGCCCGGCCTGTTCCGTGCCAAGGGCTGCACCGCATTCGGCGTCCGCGACGAGCGCCGCAAATTCGTCCTGCACGTCGTCGGCCGTCACGTGACCTTCGAGCCGACGGCCTGGGAGCGCGGCGAGCCCCGCGAAACCCGCCTGGTCCTCATCGGTTCCGGCCTGGACCCCGACACGGTGACCACCCGCCTCCACGGCACGATCCACACCGCATCGGACCCCCTCGACGACCGGGCCATGCTCCCGGTCTGGCGCTATGTCCCCCACGACACCACCGCGGCGAGCTGTGTCGAGAGCCTCGAAGAACCTTGGGAGACAGCGGATCTCGGCCTACCCGAGGATCAGTAG
- a CDS encoding molybdenum cofactor biosynthesis protein MoaE, producing the protein MTENVRLTGISDRPLDPAEVERAVTGPEHGAVVVFTGKVRNHDGGQAVSALEYSAHPQAETFLHRACAEISESSGLPVAAVHRVGPLTIGDLAIAVAVAAPHRAEAFGACAELVDRIKHEVPIWKRQLFADGMSEWVNACG; encoded by the coding sequence ATGACTGAGAACGTGCGGCTCACCGGGATCAGCGACCGGCCGCTGGATCCGGCCGAGGTGGAGCGGGCGGTGACCGGCCCCGAACACGGCGCCGTGGTGGTGTTCACCGGCAAGGTGCGCAATCACGATGGCGGCCAAGCGGTTTCGGCACTCGAGTATTCCGCGCACCCCCAGGCCGAGACGTTCCTGCACCGCGCCTGCGCCGAGATCTCGGAGAGTTCGGGCCTGCCGGTGGCCGCGGTGCACCGCGTCGGCCCGCTGACCATCGGTGATCTGGCCATCGCCGTCGCGGTCGCCGCCCCGCACCGGGCCGAGGCATTCGGCGCCTGCGCCGAACTGGTGGACCGCATCAAACACGAGGTCCCGATCTGGAAGCGCCAGCTGTTCGCCGACGGCATGTCCGAATGGGTCAACGCCTGCGGCTGA
- the moaC gene encoding cyclic pyranopterin monophosphate synthase MoaC, producing the protein MSEQSPADPALSHGDPALSHLDSEGRARMVDVSAKSDTARVAVAAGALHTTAEVVRLVQADDMPKADVLATARIAGISGAKKTSELIPLCHQLALSSVDVHFGFAADAITIEATAKTKGPTGVEMEALTAVAVAGLTLHDMVKAVDPAAVLTGVRLLTKDGGKRGHWDRARIAPDTASDETAAAAQAHHTTAPAHPDTAPGTVPDHRSSPDETAPDRGAPSAPAQSVPPARPETADHRSSPASEAGHSHADRAKAVTAQPVRPAPPADGGRETTPEPASGTRAAHEHTHGGRQPSDRQTSAAAGNAAPEGTRTAAVVVASTGVAAGTRVDKTGPVLVDWLAGKGFSVRGPLIYADADIAAGLADALSGAPGLVITTGGTGASPTDATPEATLAVLDRELPGVAEAIRQAGTAAFPLAALSRGVAGQVGRSVVVNLPGSSGGVRDGIGVLEPLLDHLLAQVAGGGSHD; encoded by the coding sequence ATGAGCGAGCAGTCTCCCGCCGACCCGGCACTGTCGCACGGGGACCCGGCACTGTCGCACCTGGACTCCGAGGGCCGCGCCCGGATGGTCGATGTCAGCGCCAAGTCCGACACCGCCCGGGTCGCGGTCGCCGCCGGTGCCCTGCACACCACCGCCGAGGTGGTGCGGCTGGTGCAGGCCGACGACATGCCGAAGGCCGACGTGCTGGCGACCGCGCGGATCGCCGGCATCTCGGGGGCGAAGAAGACCTCCGAGCTGATCCCGCTGTGCCATCAGCTGGCGCTGTCGTCGGTCGACGTGCACTTCGGCTTCGCCGCCGACGCGATCACGATCGAGGCGACCGCGAAGACCAAGGGCCCCACCGGAGTCGAGATGGAGGCACTCACCGCCGTCGCCGTCGCCGGCCTGACCCTGCACGACATGGTCAAGGCCGTCGACCCCGCCGCGGTCCTCACCGGAGTGCGCCTGCTGACCAAGGACGGCGGCAAACGCGGGCATTGGGACCGAGCCCGGATCGCCCCCGATACCGCCTCGGACGAGACCGCGGCCGCTGCACAGGCACACCACACCACCGCTCCCGCGCACCCGGACACGGCACCCGGCACGGTCCCGGACCACCGAAGTTCACCGGACGAGACGGCACCCGACCGTGGAGCACCTTCCGCGCCCGCGCAATCGGTCCCACCGGCACGGCCCGAGACCGCCGACCATCGGAGTTCCCCGGCGAGCGAAGCGGGCCATTCGCACGCCGACCGCGCGAAGGCTGTTACCGCACAGCCGGTTCGGCCTGCACCGCCGGCCGACGGCGGCCGGGAGACGACGCCCGAACCGGCATCCGGCACCCGCGCGGCGCACGAGCACACGCACGGTGGCCGGCAGCCGTCCGACCGGCAGACATCGGCCGCCGCCGGGAATGCCGCACCCGAGGGGACTCGGACGGCCGCGGTGGTGGTGGCGTCCACGGGTGTGGCGGCCGGGACACGGGTGGACAAGACCGGGCCGGTACTGGTGGATTGGCTTGCCGGGAAGGGGTTTTCGGTCAGGGGGCCGCTGATCTACGCGGACGCCGATATCGCGGCCGGGCTCGCGGATGCGCTGTCGGGTGCGCCCGGGCTGGTGATCACCACCGGCGGCACGGGCGCCTCTCCCACCGACGCGACGCCCGAGGCGACCCTCGCCGTCCTGGATCGCGAGCTGCCCGGCGTGGCCGAGGCGATCCGGCAGGCGGGCACGGCGGCCTTCCCGCTGGCCGCGCTGAGCCGCGGTGTCGCGGGCCAGGTGGGACGCTCGGTGGTGGTGAACCTGCCCGGCTCCTCGGGCGGGGTGCGCGACGGCATCGGCGTACTGGAGCCGCTGCTGGATCATCTGCTGGCCCAGGTGGCCGGAGGAGGCAGCCATGACTGA